Proteins encoded in a region of the Thunnus maccoyii chromosome 4, fThuMac1.1, whole genome shotgun sequence genome:
- the LOC121895013 gene encoding merozoite surface protein CMZ-8-like isoform X1, producing MLRKNSGERFTNIFIFITATDCVQPPQLDLSAMEEGSVQGVFKHCKLIHLPRNTVQAEDLSPTPALSPVLLPRRLSPSLCLAPGSIPYTQPHAEPKPPGSPGTGPDLGPSLPVLPPYAPGLSFLVPSTSTCSPVATPQLSSLAAHYPISPSTTYTSPL from the exons ATGCTTAGAAAGAATTCAGGAGAAAGATTCACcaacattttcatcttcattaCAGCTACAGACTGTGTTCAACCACCACAGCTTGATCTGTCTGCCATGGAGGAGGGTTCA GTACAGGGTGTGTTCAAACACTGCAAGTTAATCCATCTGCCAAGAAACACTGTGCAGGCAG AAGACCTCAGCCCGACCCCAGCCCTGTCTCCAGTCCTCCTGCCTCGCCGGCTCAGCCCATCCCTCTGCCTGGCTCCCGGCTCCATCCCTTATACCCAGCCTCATGCTGAGCCCAAGCCCCCAGGTTCCCCAGGTACCGGTCCAGACCTTGGCCCCAGCCTCCCAGTTTTACCGCCTT atgcccctGGACTTTCCTTCCTGGTTCCCAGTACATccacctgctcacctgttgCCACTCCCCAATTGTCTTCACTTGCGGCTCATTACCCCATCAGTCCCAGTACTACATATACCAGTCCTCTGTAA
- the LOC121895013 gene encoding uncharacterized protein LOC121895013 isoform X2: MLRKNSGERFTNIFIFITATDCVQPPQLDLSAMEEGSVQGVFKHCKLIHLPRNTVQAEDLSPTPALSPVLLPRRLSPSLCLAPGSIPYTQPHAEPKPPGSPDAPGLSFLVPSTSTCSPVATPQLSSLAAHYPISPSTTYTSPL, translated from the exons ATGCTTAGAAAGAATTCAGGAGAAAGATTCACcaacattttcatcttcattaCAGCTACAGACTGTGTTCAACCACCACAGCTTGATCTGTCTGCCATGGAGGAGGGTTCA GTACAGGGTGTGTTCAAACACTGCAAGTTAATCCATCTGCCAAGAAACACTGTGCAGGCAG AAGACCTCAGCCCGACCCCAGCCCTGTCTCCAGTCCTCCTGCCTCGCCGGCTCAGCCCATCCCTCTGCCTGGCTCCCGGCTCCATCCCTTATACCCAGCCTCATGCTGAGCCCAAGCCCCCAGGTTCCCCAG atgcccctGGACTTTCCTTCCTGGTTCCCAGTACATccacctgctcacctgttgCCACTCCCCAATTGTCTTCACTTGCGGCTCATTACCCCATCAGTCCCAGTACTACATATACCAGTCCTCTGTAA